The following proteins come from a genomic window of Methylorubrum populi:
- the rbbA gene encoding ribosome-associated ATPase/putative transporter RbbA yields MSDAAAIARLEHVSHRYGGTSALDDVSLDLPAGRMVGIIGPDGVGKSTLLALVAGVRRIQTGRVTVLGGDMAQRRHRTREAARIAYMPQGLGRNLYPTLSVFENIDFHGRLFGQGASERRRRITDLLTATGLDPFEERPAGKLSGGMKQKLSLCCALIHDPDLLILDEPTTGVDPLSRGQFWELIGSIRAGRPGMSVVVATAYMDEASRFEWLIAMDDGHVIASGSPAELLARTAKPDMEAAFIALLPAEKQAQHRPVVLKPRPPRLDAVPAIEAEHLTRRFGSFTAVDDVSFRIARGEIFGFLGSNGCGKSTTMKMLTGLLPVSEGSAKLFGHPVGDNDMETRRNVGYMSQAFSLYSELTVLQNLELHAQLYHLPPHDRPVRIKELLERYELDPVKNARPDSLPLGIKQRLQLAVAVLHRPAMLILDEPTSGVDPIARDAFWRTLIDLSRDEGVTIFLSTHFMNEAERCDRISLMHAGRVLAVGTPAELVRGRGSTSLEQCFIDYLAEAAGLDPKAAEKAGMEAGEKAAVGPDTVPAPPHAAARGHRFDPRRLWAYARRETMELLRDPIRIAFAFIGPILLMIAFGYGISFDVENLRFSAFDQDNTPESRQLVDAFTSSRYFSEQAPIRSATELDQRFRNGSVQIALEIPPRFGRDLQSGRAPEIAVWLDGAMPFRAETSRGYVTGLANQYAHQLAVERLGIDPSSTRVSVETRFRYNQAFRSVNAMVPSVMMLLLILIPAIMSAIAVVREKETGSIANFRSTPVTKFEFLLGKQLPYIGIAMMSFGLLVLVALFVFDVPVKGSFAALVLGTFFYVVATTGFGQFISTFMKTQVAAVFATALLSIIPAVNFSGLLVPISSLSGSARVIGLSLPPAWYQPVTAGTFTKGLPFSELVPNILVLAGFALLFLILSQLLLRKQEA; encoded by the coding sequence ATGAGCGACGCGGCCGCCATTGCCCGGCTCGAACACGTCTCGCATCGCTACGGCGGAACGAGCGCGCTCGACGACGTGTCGCTCGATCTTCCCGCCGGCCGCATGGTCGGAATAATCGGGCCGGACGGCGTCGGCAAGTCGACGCTGCTCGCGCTGGTGGCGGGCGTGCGCCGGATCCAGACGGGCCGCGTGACGGTGCTCGGCGGCGACATGGCCCAGCGGCGCCACCGCACGCGGGAGGCGGCGCGCATCGCCTACATGCCGCAGGGGCTCGGCCGCAATCTCTACCCGACGCTGAGCGTGTTCGAGAATATCGACTTCCACGGCCGCCTGTTCGGCCAGGGGGCGTCGGAGCGGCGGCGGCGCATCACCGACCTGCTCACCGCGACCGGCCTCGACCCGTTCGAGGAGCGCCCGGCGGGCAAGCTGTCGGGCGGGATGAAGCAGAAGCTCAGCCTGTGCTGCGCGCTCATCCACGATCCCGACCTGCTGATCCTCGACGAGCCGACAACGGGCGTCGATCCGCTCTCGCGCGGGCAGTTCTGGGAGCTGATCGGCTCGATCCGGGCCGGGCGGCCCGGCATGAGCGTGGTCGTCGCCACCGCCTACATGGACGAGGCCTCGCGCTTCGAGTGGCTGATCGCGATGGATGACGGCCACGTCATCGCGAGCGGCAGCCCGGCCGAGCTGCTGGCCCGAACGGCCAAGCCCGATATGGAGGCCGCCTTCATCGCGCTCCTCCCGGCGGAGAAGCAGGCCCAGCACCGGCCCGTGGTGCTGAAACCAAGGCCACCGCGGCTCGATGCGGTGCCGGCGATCGAGGCGGAGCACCTGACCCGGCGCTTCGGCAGCTTCACCGCCGTCGACGACGTCAGCTTCCGCATCGCCCGCGGCGAGATCTTCGGCTTTCTCGGCTCGAACGGCTGCGGCAAGTCCACCACGATGAAGATGCTCACGGGCCTCCTGCCGGTCTCGGAGGGGAGCGCGAAGCTGTTCGGCCATCCCGTGGGCGACAACGACATGGAGACGCGCCGCAACGTCGGCTACATGTCGCAGGCCTTCTCGCTCTACAGCGAGCTGACGGTGCTGCAGAACCTCGAACTGCACGCCCAGCTCTACCACCTGCCGCCGCACGACCGCCCGGTCCGGATCAAGGAGCTGCTCGAGCGCTACGAGCTCGATCCGGTCAAGAACGCGCGGCCCGACAGCCTGCCTCTGGGCATCAAGCAGCGGCTGCAGCTCGCGGTGGCGGTGCTGCACCGGCCGGCGATGCTGATCCTCGACGAGCCGACCTCGGGAGTCGACCCGATCGCCCGCGACGCCTTCTGGCGGACGCTGATCGACCTCTCGCGGGATGAGGGCGTCACGATCTTCCTCTCCACGCACTTCATGAACGAGGCGGAGCGCTGCGACCGCATCTCGCTGATGCATGCCGGCCGAGTGCTGGCGGTCGGCACGCCGGCCGAGCTGGTGCGGGGGCGCGGCAGCACCTCGCTGGAACAGTGCTTCATCGACTATCTGGCCGAGGCCGCCGGGCTCGACCCGAAGGCAGCCGAGAAGGCGGGGATGGAGGCGGGAGAAAAGGCGGCGGTGGGGCCGGACACCGTGCCCGCCCCGCCCCATGCGGCCGCACGCGGCCACCGCTTCGATCCGAGGCGCCTCTGGGCCTATGCCCGACGCGAGACGATGGAGCTGCTGCGGGATCCGATCCGCATCGCCTTCGCCTTCATCGGCCCCATCCTGCTGATGATCGCCTTCGGCTACGGGATCTCCTTCGACGTGGAGAACCTGCGCTTCTCGGCCTTCGACCAGGACAACACGCCCGAAAGCCGTCAGCTCGTCGATGCCTTCACCAGCTCGCGCTACTTCAGCGAGCAGGCGCCGATCCGCTCCGCGACCGAACTCGACCAGCGCTTCCGCAATGGCAGCGTGCAGATCGCACTGGAAATCCCGCCTCGCTTCGGCCGCGACCTCCAGTCCGGACGCGCTCCGGAGATTGCGGTGTGGCTCGACGGGGCGATGCCGTTCCGGGCCGAGACGAGCCGAGGCTATGTCACCGGCCTGGCAAACCAGTACGCCCACCAGCTCGCCGTGGAGCGCTTGGGCATCGACCCGTCATCGACGCGGGTCAGCGTCGAGACGCGCTTCCGGTACAATCAGGCCTTTCGCAGCGTCAACGCCATGGTGCCGAGCGTGATGATGCTGCTGCTCATCCTGATCCCGGCGATCATGTCGGCCATCGCCGTGGTGCGCGAGAAGGAGACCGGCTCGATCGCCAACTTCCGCTCGACGCCGGTCACCAAGTTCGAGTTCCTGCTGGGCAAGCAGCTTCCCTATATCGGCATCGCCATGATGAGCTTCGGGCTGCTCGTGCTCGTGGCGCTGTTCGTGTTCGACGTGCCCGTCAAAGGCTCATTCGCCGCGCTCGTCCTCGGGACGTTCTTCTATGTCGTGGCGACGACCGGCTTCGGGCAGTTCATCTCGACCTTCATGAAGACTCAGGTTGCGGCGGTCTTCGCCACCGCGCTCCTGTCCATCATCCCGGCCGTCAATTTCTCCGGTCTCCTGGTCCCCATCTCGTCGCTGTCGGGCAGCGCCCGGGTGATCGGGCTCTCGCTGCCGCCGGCCTGGTACCAGCCCGTCACGGCAGGCACCTTCACCAAGGGCCTGCCCTTCTCCGAACTCGTGCCCAACATCCTGGTGCTGGCGGGTTTCGCGCTCCTGTTCCTGATCCTGTCGCAGTTGCTCCTGCGCAAGCAGGAGGCGTGA
- a CDS encoding ABC transporter permease — protein sequence MEQPATPDRAAPAPFRIGLGTHAANLFRLIVKELRSIRADPVMLFLVVYAFTFAVHSVASGASTEVRNLTVGVVDEDQSDLSRQIMSALNPPLVKSVVALTPAEIDPAMDTGRLVFVIELPPRLQMDVLSGRPAEVQLGVDATAMTQAGNGSIYLQTIIAQEVARFAARSDLTDTAPVQVVTRAKFNPNLQTSWFTSVMQVINNITLLTVILTGAALIREREQGTVEHLLVMPLVPVEIMLAKVIANGLVILIGAGLSLVFVVEGWLGVPISGSIPLFLFGAGLYALAVAALGILLGTIASSMGQFGLLVIPILLLMQLLSGSSTPMESMPFWLQIVVQTVSPTPHFVALAQAVLYRGAGLSVVWPQLLALAALGSIYFAFALTRFRRVIFGV from the coding sequence ATGGAACAACCCGCCACCCCGGACCGGGCTGCGCCCGCGCCGTTCCGCATCGGCCTCGGAACGCATGCGGCGAACCTGTTCCGCCTCATCGTCAAGGAGCTGCGCAGCATTCGGGCCGATCCGGTCATGCTGTTCCTCGTCGTCTACGCCTTCACCTTCGCCGTCCACTCCGTCGCCTCCGGCGCCTCGACCGAGGTGCGCAACCTGACCGTCGGCGTGGTGGACGAGGATCAATCCGACCTGTCGCGGCAGATCATGAGCGCGCTCAACCCGCCGCTGGTGAAGAGCGTCGTTGCCCTCACCCCGGCCGAGATCGACCCCGCCATGGATACCGGCCGGCTCGTCTTCGTGATCGAGCTGCCGCCGCGCCTGCAGATGGACGTGCTGTCCGGCCGTCCGGCCGAGGTCCAGCTCGGCGTCGATGCCACGGCGATGACCCAGGCTGGCAACGGCTCGATCTACCTCCAGACCATCATCGCCCAGGAGGTCGCCCGCTTCGCCGCCCGCAGCGACCTCACCGACACCGCCCCCGTGCAGGTGGTGACGCGCGCCAAGTTCAACCCGAACCTCCAGACCAGCTGGTTCACCTCCGTGATGCAGGTGATCAACAACATAACGCTGCTGACCGTCATCCTCACCGGCGCCGCGCTGATCCGCGAGCGCGAGCAGGGCACGGTGGAGCACCTCTTGGTGATGCCGCTCGTCCCGGTCGAGATCATGCTCGCCAAGGTGATCGCCAACGGGCTCGTCATCCTCATCGGCGCCGGCCTGTCACTGGTCTTCGTCGTGGAAGGGTGGCTCGGCGTGCCGATCAGCGGCTCGATCCCGCTCTTCCTGTTCGGAGCCGGCCTCTACGCCCTCGCGGTGGCCGCGCTGGGCATTCTCCTGGGCACGATCGCGAGCTCCATGGGTCAGTTCGGCCTGCTGGTGATCCCGATCCTGCTGCTGATGCAGCTGCTCTCGGGCAGCAGCACGCCGATGGAAAGCATGCCGTTCTGGCTCCAGATCGTGGTGCAGACGGTCAGCCCGACGCCGCACTTCGTCGCGCTCGCCCAGGCCGTCCTCTACCGCGGCGCAGGCCTGTCCGTCGTCTGGCCGCAGCTGCTCGCCCTCGCTGCCCTGGGCAGCATCTACTTCGCCTTCGCCCTCACCCGCTTCCGCCGCGTGATCTTCGGAGTCTGA
- a CDS encoding HAD family hydrolase yields MNRGPEAVPERLQAVIFDVDGVLVDSPHEQAWREALAEFADPSDFTTAFYQAHVAGKRRLEGARATLERLGGAGAAAHAADFARKKQAVIDRLIEQDRFEAFPDAIRLAVALREAALRTVLASSSKNADAMLARVILPDRRTLLSLFDADVSGRDVPRGKPDPALFLLAASAVGASPNRCLVVEDAPAGIRAAKAGGMAGLGIARLGDAALLRAAGADLVLTSLDQLDVSAVPSGVLRPRSGAEPHR; encoded by the coding sequence ATGAACCGGGGTCCTGAGGCCGTGCCGGAGAGGCTGCAGGCGGTCATCTTCGACGTCGACGGCGTGCTGGTCGATTCCCCTCACGAGCAGGCTTGGCGCGAGGCGCTCGCCGAGTTTGCCGACCCGTCAGATTTCACCACGGCCTTCTATCAGGCTCATGTCGCGGGCAAGCGGCGGCTGGAGGGCGCCCGGGCGACGCTCGAGCGTCTCGGCGGGGCCGGGGCAGCCGCTCATGCCGCCGACTTCGCGCGGAAGAAGCAGGCGGTGATCGACCGGCTGATCGAACAGGATCGCTTCGAGGCGTTTCCCGACGCGATCCGTCTCGCGGTGGCGCTCAGAGAAGCGGCTCTGCGCACGGTTCTCGCCTCGTCCTCGAAGAACGCCGACGCGATGCTGGCCCGCGTGATCCTGCCCGACCGCCGCACGCTGTTGTCTCTGTTCGATGCCGACGTGAGCGGCCGCGACGTCCCGCGCGGCAAACCCGATCCGGCGCTGTTCCTGCTCGCCGCCTCGGCCGTGGGCGCGTCTCCCAACCGCTGCCTCGTCGTCGAGGATGCACCGGCTGGAATCCGTGCGGCGAAGGCCGGCGGCATGGCGGGACTTGGCATCGCACGGCTCGGCGACGCGGCGCTGCTGCGGGCGGCCGGGGCCGACCTCGTTCTCACCTCGCTCGATCAGCTCGATGTGAGTGCCGTGCCGAGCGGCGTCTTGCGCCCCCGATCCGGAGCGGAGCCGCACCGCTAG
- a CDS encoding acetate/propionate family kinase yields the protein MGDSILVVNAGSSSIKFKLYRIDNADLAPLLSGGMSGIGSSPVFTVEDGTGAVAVTRRFEAADVPDASAAQHHLADWFTNHRPGEPIVAVGHRVVHGGPDFSEPVLVDDAVLRTLESFIPLAPLHQLGNLDPIRVLRQRRPDLPQVACFDTAFHRGHPELSDRFALPRFLHDEGLRRYGFHGLSYEYVAGRLRELSPETAEGRVVVAHLGSGASLCALKAGRSEETTMSFTALDGVPMGTRCGALDPGAVLHLIEHKGMTPSEVGHMLYHESGLLGLSGLSNDVRTLLASERPEAAMAVAFFCRRVAQAAAALAVTLGGLDAFVFTAGIGEHAPEIRRRIVADLGWAGLILSNDANRSGIARLDEAGSRAQIWTIPTDEERMIARHTLRLLGRTAAGATS from the coding sequence ATGGGCGACAGCATCCTGGTCGTGAATGCGGGCAGCTCATCGATCAAGTTCAAGCTCTACCGCATCGACAACGCGGATCTCGCTCCCCTGCTGAGCGGAGGGATGAGCGGGATCGGCAGTTCGCCGGTGTTCACGGTGGAGGATGGAACGGGTGCCGTCGCGGTGACCCGCCGCTTCGAGGCGGCCGACGTCCCCGATGCCTCCGCCGCGCAGCACCATCTCGCCGACTGGTTCACTAACCATCGCCCCGGCGAACCGATCGTTGCGGTCGGACACCGGGTGGTCCATGGCGGACCGGATTTTTCGGAGCCGGTGCTGGTCGATGACGCGGTGCTGCGGACGCTCGAATCCTTCATCCCGCTGGCACCGCTGCACCAGCTCGGCAACCTCGATCCGATCCGGGTGCTTCGGCAGCGCCGCCCCGACCTGCCGCAGGTCGCTTGTTTCGACACCGCCTTCCACCGCGGCCATCCGGAGCTGTCCGACCGCTTCGCCCTGCCCCGCTTCCTCCATGACGAGGGCCTGCGGCGCTACGGGTTTCACGGGCTGTCCTACGAGTACGTCGCCGGGCGTTTGCGGGAGCTGTCGCCGGAGACGGCGGAGGGGCGCGTGGTCGTGGCGCATCTCGGTTCCGGCGCCTCGCTCTGCGCCCTGAAAGCGGGCCGGAGCGAGGAAACCACCATGAGCTTCACCGCCCTCGACGGTGTGCCCATGGGTACGCGCTGCGGCGCGCTCGATCCCGGCGCCGTGCTCCACCTCATCGAGCACAAGGGAATGACGCCGTCCGAGGTCGGGCACATGCTCTACCACGAGAGCGGATTGCTCGGCCTGTCCGGTCTCAGCAACGACGTGCGCACCCTGCTGGCGAGCGAACGGCCCGAGGCCGCCATGGCCGTCGCCTTCTTCTGCCGGCGGGTGGCGCAGGCGGCAGCGGCGCTGGCGGTGACGCTCGGCGGCCTCGACGCCTTCGTGTTCACCGCCGGGATCGGCGAGCACGCCCCCGAGATCCGGCGGCGCATCGTCGCCGATTTGGGCTGGGCGGGTTTGATCCTGAGCAATGACGCCAACCGCTCCGGCATCGCAAGACTCGATGAAGCGGGAAGCCGGGCGCAGATCTGGACCATCCCGACCGACGAGGAGCGCATGATCGCGAGACACACGTTGCGTCTGCTGGGCCGGACCGCGGCAGGAGCGACGTCATGA
- a CDS encoding glycoside hydrolase family 65 protein, with amino-acid sequence MLRPRLNPPTDIFPPNPWAIEAVRYVRELVQDFTGQAETMFALSNGYLGIRGIIDEGTPVREAGTYLNGFYEHRPISYGERAYGFPTVGQSILNCPDGTVMSLSVDDEPFILVEAEILSYRRSLDFRTGTLNRDVVWMTAAGKRLRLRTVRLVSLAHRHLAALEYELTAENAEAEVVIASELRNDQPLAADTSDPRLAEGFVGPVLHPTGSRAEALRAILSYRTASSGLALGCGMDHVVTADCPVATKAACDDDLARILFRATLAPGQTIRIHKYLSYHYSGDTAPEPIRSQVAWTLDRAVETGFASIRARQHADVDRFWQRADVQVDAGDASNVRLQQAIRWNLFQLMQASERAEGHGIPARGLTGRTYEGHYFWDTEIYVLPFLIFTNPPMARSLLKVRYDMLDSARDRARELRHRGAMFPWRTINGREASAYYAAGTAQYHINADIAFALRQYVEVSGDVDFLHRYGAEILVETARLWCDLGFFSDRMGGRFCIHGVTGPDEYTAIVNNNCYTNLMARENMRYAAEVVRMLERDDPESFANLLRRTGLDPDEPEAWNQAAERMYLPYDERLKVHPQDDAFLDLERWDFANTPEDHYPLLLHYHPLNLYRSQVIKQADMVLAMFLLSEHFTTEEKRRNFEYYDPLTTHDSSLSVCIQSIVANEIGLREKAIHYFYFALAMDLSDIGGNMMHGAHIAAIGGTWLALVYGFAGLRDTRGRISFRPCLPATWNRMSFTLRIRGRVLRVELDHVAATYRLIEGEDLTLWHAEDCVRLSSAAPSATRAIRPPPGGGHEPGS; translated from the coding sequence ATGCTTCGCCCGCGCCTGAACCCACCGACCGATATCTTCCCTCCGAATCCGTGGGCCATCGAGGCTGTCCGCTACGTGCGGGAATTGGTGCAGGACTTCACCGGGCAGGCGGAGACGATGTTCGCCCTGTCGAACGGCTATCTCGGGATCCGCGGGATTATCGACGAGGGAACACCGGTCCGAGAGGCGGGCACCTACCTCAACGGCTTCTACGAGCATCGCCCCATCTCGTACGGCGAGCGCGCCTACGGCTTCCCCACGGTCGGACAGAGCATCCTGAACTGCCCCGACGGGACGGTCATGTCGCTCTCGGTCGACGACGAGCCCTTCATCCTGGTGGAGGCCGAGATCCTGTCCTATCGGCGCAGCCTGGATTTTCGAACCGGAACCCTGAACCGGGACGTGGTCTGGATGACTGCGGCGGGCAAGCGCCTGCGTCTGCGGACGGTTCGCCTCGTCTCTCTCGCCCACCGCCATCTCGCCGCGCTCGAATACGAGCTCACGGCGGAGAACGCCGAGGCGGAGGTGGTGATCGCCTCAGAACTGCGGAACGACCAACCGCTCGCCGCCGACACCAGCGACCCGCGTCTCGCGGAGGGGTTCGTCGGCCCGGTCCTGCACCCGACCGGATCGCGGGCCGAGGCGCTGCGCGCCATCCTCAGCTATCGCACCGCGAGTTCAGGGCTGGCGCTCGGCTGCGGCATGGATCACGTGGTGACGGCCGATTGCCCGGTCGCCACCAAAGCGGCCTGCGACGACGATCTTGCCCGCATCCTGTTCCGCGCGACCCTCGCGCCCGGGCAGACGATCCGCATCCACAAATACCTGAGCTACCACTATTCCGGCGACACGGCGCCCGAGCCGATCCGCTCCCAGGTGGCATGGACGCTCGACCGTGCGGTGGAGACAGGCTTCGCATCGATCCGCGCGCGCCAGCACGCGGATGTCGACCGATTCTGGCAGCGCGCCGACGTGCAGGTTGATGCCGGTGACGCCAGTAACGTGAGGCTGCAACAGGCGATCCGCTGGAACCTGTTCCAGTTGATGCAGGCCTCCGAGCGGGCGGAGGGGCATGGGATCCCCGCTCGGGGTCTGACCGGGCGGACCTACGAAGGGCACTATTTCTGGGACACCGAGATCTACGTCCTGCCGTTCCTGATCTTCACCAACCCGCCAATGGCGCGCAGTCTGCTCAAGGTGCGCTACGATATGCTCGACAGCGCCCGCGACCGGGCTCGCGAACTCCGGCATCGCGGCGCGATGTTTCCCTGGCGCACGATCAACGGGCGGGAGGCCTCCGCCTATTACGCGGCGGGAACGGCCCAGTATCACATCAACGCCGACATTGCCTTCGCCCTGCGCCAGTACGTCGAAGTCAGCGGTGACGTGGATTTCCTGCACCGCTACGGCGCCGAGATCCTCGTCGAGACCGCCCGCCTCTGGTGCGACCTCGGCTTCTTCTCGGACCGTATGGGCGGGCGATTCTGCATCCACGGTGTGACCGGGCCGGACGAATACACGGCGATCGTCAACAACAACTGCTACACGAACCTGATGGCGCGGGAGAACATGCGCTACGCCGCGGAGGTCGTGCGGATGCTGGAGCGCGACGATCCCGAAAGCTTCGCGAATCTCCTGCGCCGCACGGGCCTCGACCCGGACGAGCCGGAAGCCTGGAATCAGGCGGCGGAGCGGATGTACCTGCCCTACGACGAGCGGCTGAAGGTGCATCCACAGGACGATGCCTTCCTCGATCTGGAGCGATGGGACTTCGCCAACACACCGGAGGATCACTACCCGCTTCTGCTGCACTATCATCCGCTGAACCTCTATCGTTCGCAGGTGATCAAGCAGGCCGATATGGTGCTGGCCATGTTCCTGCTGAGCGAGCATTTTACCACCGAGGAAAAGCGACGAAACTTCGAGTATTACGATCCTCTCACGACCCACGATTCGTCGCTGTCCGTCTGCATTCAGAGCATCGTCGCGAACGAGATCGGGCTGCGCGAGAAGGCAATCCACTACTTCTACTTCGCGCTGGCGATGGACCTGTCCGATATCGGCGGCAACATGATGCACGGCGCCCATATCGCCGCGATCGGCGGCACATGGCTCGCGCTCGTCTACGGCTTCGCGGGGCTGCGCGACACCCGCGGGCGGATCTCCTTCCGACCCTGCCTGCCCGCGACCTGGAACCGGATGAGCTTCACGCTCCGGATCCGCGGACGGGTGCTCCGGGTCGAACTCGACCACGTCGCAGCGACCTACCGACTGATCGAGGGCGAGGACCTGACCCTATGGCATGCCGAAGACTGCGTCCGCCTGTCATCGGCCGCGCCTTCGGCGACGCGAGCGATCCGCCCGCCGCCCGGGGGCGGCCATGAACCGGGGTCCTGA
- a CDS encoding HlyD family secretion protein, with amino-acid sequence MRRPALNTGARGGLLAILLVTGFAVAAPPPALAQSRLKQLIDRLRGQRMPEGIAKSNGRIEATQVDVAAKYAGRIAKLLVKEGDEVSAGQVVATISSPETEAQLRGAQAQVLRAKKSLAEAVALIAQRKSDLTFAEADFNRGKELVGKGYLTKQIFDQRKAKAEAAKAGLEAAQAQEDQAKFAVESAEADVQRLQAVLVDLVLRAPRDGRVQYRLAREGEVVGAGTRILTLLDLADVYMTIYLPAAQAGPLALNDDARIVLDPVPQYVIPATISFVAADAQFTPKSVETEEEREKLTFRIKLQIDPKVLKKYHQRVKTGVRGMGFVRTKADVPWPADLAVKLP; translated from the coding sequence ATGAGGCGGCCAGCGCTCAACACGGGTGCGCGCGGGGGCCTTCTCGCGATCCTGCTCGTCACCGGCTTTGCCGTCGCCGCGCCCCCGCCCGCCCTGGCGCAATCACGCCTGAAGCAGTTGATCGACCGGCTGCGCGGGCAGCGGATGCCGGAGGGAATCGCCAAGTCGAACGGCCGCATCGAAGCGACGCAGGTCGATGTCGCGGCGAAATATGCGGGCCGGATCGCCAAGCTGCTCGTCAAGGAGGGCGACGAGGTCAGCGCGGGCCAGGTCGTCGCCACGATCTCCTCGCCCGAGACCGAGGCGCAGCTGCGCGGCGCACAGGCCCAGGTGCTGCGGGCCAAGAAGAGCCTCGCGGAGGCGGTGGCCCTGATCGCCCAGCGGAAGAGCGACCTCACCTTCGCCGAGGCCGACTTCAACCGCGGCAAGGAACTCGTCGGCAAGGGCTACCTGACCAAGCAGATCTTCGACCAGCGCAAGGCCAAGGCCGAGGCGGCCAAGGCAGGGCTCGAAGCCGCCCAGGCGCAGGAAGATCAGGCGAAGTTCGCGGTCGAGAGCGCCGAGGCCGACGTGCAGCGGCTCCAGGCCGTGCTGGTCGATCTCGTGCTGCGGGCCCCCCGCGACGGGCGGGTGCAGTACCGGCTGGCGCGGGAGGGCGAGGTGGTGGGCGCCGGCACCCGCATCCTGACGCTGCTCGACCTCGCCGACGTCTACATGACGATCTATCTGCCGGCCGCGCAGGCCGGGCCGCTGGCGCTCAACGACGACGCACGCATCGTCCTCGATCCCGTGCCGCAATACGTCATCCCGGCCACTATCAGCTTCGTCGCCGCCGACGCGCAGTTCACCCCCAAAAGCGTCGAGACCGAGGAGGAGCGGGAGAAGCTCACCTTCCGGATCAAGCTCCAGATCGATCCGAAGGTGCTGAAGAAGTACCATCAGCGGGTGAAGACGGGTGTGCGTGGAATGGGCTTCGTGCGCACCAAGGCCGACGTTCCATGGCCCGCCGACCTCGCCGTGAAGCTGCCGTGA